The stretch of DNA GCAAATCATTAAGGGAAAACCGAGAGTGGTATTAGAGGAATCGGAATTAGTAGAAAAGGTTATGGCCGCATCTCTTGTAGGCGGAGACATTGAACTACCATTATACGTTACTGAAAGTGGCTATAAGCCGGAGGATATCGCTCATTTAGGTGAAGTAGTGATAGGAAAATTTACAACAAGATTTAATAGCGGAGTGGTAGGGCGTTCAAAAAATATCGAGTTATCAGCACAAGCTATCAACAATATCATTGTTGGACCCGACGATATTTTTTCCTTTAATACTACGGTTGGACCTAGTGACGCTGCACACGGATATCAAAAGGCAAAAGAAATTGTAAATAAAAAAATGGTCGATGGGATTGGTGGGGGAATTTGCCAGACTTCTTCCACGTTATTTAATGCGGTGGATTTATTAGCAGTAACATATGTTGAAAAGCATCACCACTCATTATCTGTTGGCTATGTGCCCGCCGGTCGTGATGCGACAGTGTCATATGGAGGCCCGGATTTTCAATTTAAGAATACAACGGGATATCCTTTTTTAATTAAAGCAATTTATGACAAAGGTACATTAACTGTGGAAGTTAGAACATCAGCTGCTTATCAAAACCTCATAGCAAAGAGATAAAAAAGAACACAAAAGGTGACAGCGTTTGCTTGTCACCTTTTATTGTATAATAGCATTAAAGAGAGGTGGTAATTTATGGTGTTCCTTTTTAAAAAAAGAGAGTTCAGGATCGCAACTTCGGGGATGGATTCTGTTGAGAAAATAAGATTGGGCGGAGTGGAACAGACCGTACTAATTCAGGCAGAAAATCCTACAAAACCAGTTCTGCTTTTTATTCATGGAGGACCGTGTATGCCTGTTCCAGGTGTAGTCTCTCGAGGTCAAGATTATGCCGTGTCTACTACAACTAAAGAACTCGTTAAACACTTTGTTGTTGTGTTTTATGATCAACGAGGTGCAGGAAAATCCTTTAACAAGAATACACCGGCTGAATCTATGAGAGTCGAGCAATACATTACAGATTGCAATGAATTAGTAGATGTACTCAGAAGCCGCTTTAACCAAGAAAAGATATATTTGGCCGCCCATTCATGGGGGTCCATTATTGGATTAAATATGACCTTAAGATATCCGGAAAAACTTCATGGCTATATAGGGATTTCACAAATTTTAAATTGGACAGATAATGATAAA from Bacillus sp. SLBN-46 encodes:
- a CDS encoding VanW family protein is translated as MSKRKWAISIFVISSLIGLTGCTEETTKEVAREKKVIQPQKQPEKQPQEEPPKVEEPKQIVVNIIDPNTKTIIKSFIPKDMGFENNIETYKKEIEKWARDLARGTEASTGYDQRMVLDKIDANGQIIKGKPRVVLEESELVEKVMAASLVGGDIELPLYVTESGYKPEDIAHLGEVVIGKFTTRFNSGVVGRSKNIELSAQAINNIIVGPDDIFSFNTTVGPSDAAHGYQKAKEIVNKKMVDGIGGGICQTSSTLFNAVDLLAVTYVEKHHHSLSVGYVPAGRDATVSYGGPDFQFKNTTGYPFLIKAIYDKGTLTVEVRTSAAYQNLIAKR